The genomic DNA TGGCGCTGCGCTCGTCGTACTCGCCGTCGAGCAGCGTCTGCACCTCGAGCTGGTTGATGAGGTCGGTGAGCGTCTGCAGCTCCTTGCGGGCCTCGATCGCCGACTCCTCGTCACCCATCTCGTTCGCCAGATCGACGAGCACCTCGAGGTCGTCGAGGCGCTGGGCGATGCCGGTGATGCGGGCGAGCTCCGACTGACGGTGGCTCAGCGCGCTGGTGACCTTCTGGGCGTTTTCGGTGTCGTCCCAGAGGTCGGGCGCGCCGGCCTCCTCGCTGAGACGCGCGATGTCCTCGCGGAGACGGTTGACATCGACGACCTCGCTGATGTCGCCGAAGGTGTGCCTGAGCGCCTGGATTTCGGCGGAGAGATCTAGTTCGAGCATGACACCTCAGCCTAACGTGCCGCCCGCGCGCGCGGGGACGGTGGTGTCCGGTCGTCCGCGCCGACCGGAGTAGCGTGAAGGGCGTGAGCAGTGCATCCACGGTCCTCCGTCAGTTCGGGCCGATGGTGTACCTGCCGACCGTCCTCTTCTCCCTCGGCGAGGGTGCGGTCATCCCGCTCATCCCGGTCATCGCCGCGTCCATGGGGGCCGACGTCGCCTTCGCCGCCCTCGTCGCCTCGGCGCTCGTGGTCGGTCAGCTGTGCGGCAATCTCCCGGCCGGCTGGGCCGTGGGGCGCATCGGCGAGCGCTTCACGATGGTGATCGCGGGCGTCATCGCCATCCTCGCCGCCGTCGGCATGGTGTTCGCGCCGTCGCTCGGGGTCCTCGCGGCGTCCGTGTTCCTCCTGGGCCTGTGCGCCGCGGCGTTCGGGCTCGCCCGGCACGCGTTCATGACCACGCGGGTGCCGCTGGCGTCCCGCGCCCGCTCGCTCTCCCTGCTCGGCGGCAGCTTCCGTCTGGGCATCTTCATCGGCCCGTTCGTCTCCGCGGGTCTCCTGCAGCTCTTCGGCACCGAGGCCGCGGCGATCTGGTTCTTCCTCGCCTGCCTCGTGGTCATGGTCGTGCTCGTGCTCTTCGGACCGGATCCGGAGAAGACGGTCGCACCGCTGCGGACGACGATCCGGTTCGCGGAGGACAGCGGAGAGGCCGTGACCGGGTCGATCCCCACCGTCGAGCGGGCCGGGATCTTCCAGACCATGTGGCGGCAGCGCGGAGTGCTCGGTCGGCTCGGACTCGCCGCGGCCTCGCTGTCCGCGGTGCGATCGGCACGGCAGGTCGTCCTGCCGCTGTGGGGGCTCTCGCTGGGTCTCGACGCGTCGACCATCGCCCTCGTCGTCGGCGTGTCCGGAGCCATCGACTTCGCCCTGTTCTACGCCAGCGGCCAGGTGATGGACCGCTTCGGCCGGCTCTGGGCGGCGATGCCCGCGATGGTACTGATGGGCGCCGGGTTCCTCGCCCTGTCGGTCACGCACGACCTCGACTCCGCCGTGCTCTGGTTCGGCATGTTCGCCGCGGTCCTCGGCGTCGGCAACGGACTGTCGAGCGGCATCCTCCTCACTCTCGGCGCGGACGTCGCCCCGAAGCACGACCCGGCCGCGTTCCTCGGGTCGTGGCGCACCCTCACCGATGCCGGCGGCGCGGTCGCCCCGCTCCTCGTCTCGGGCATCACCGCGGTCGCGTCCCTGTCGTTCGCGGCGGGGGCCATGGGCCTGATCGGACTCGTCGGCGCCGCCGGGTTCCTCCGCTGGATCCCCCGGTTCGTGCCCCGCACGCCGCCGCGCACGCCGGACCCGGCCGACGACTGAGTACCCGGTCGCTCAGCGCAGTGCCGTCCGGCTCGTGGCCGTCGCCTGGAGGGGCACCCCGTCCGGCACGAACGGCGAGAGCAGCGGCGGGTGCCAGGTCGCCGCGACGGTGACGCGCGCGCTCACGCCATCCGGGGTGGACGCGTCGACGACGGTCGCCTCGAACCCCGCTCCGCGGACGAGCGGCACCGCCTGCTCGGCCACCCCCGCGTCGGTGAGCGTCGCGCGCGGCACCTCCCTCTCCACCTGCAGCGTGAAGCCGTCCGCTCCGGCGAGCGCCGCCGCATCCGCGAGCCCGTCCAGCCGCTTCTGGGCGATGTAGAGGTCGGTGGCGCAGATGCACACGAACAGCACCGCGAGCGCGAGCATGAGGTAGCCGAGCACGAGCAGCAGCACGCTCCCGTCGTCGTCGCCCTCACCGTGCTGCTTCAGGGCCGGTACGCGTCCCCTCATCCCCCGCCCCATCGCCGCGACACCTTCTGCACCGACACCGCTTCGACG from Microbacterium paraoxydans includes the following:
- a CDS encoding MFS transporter, which encodes MVYLPTVLFSLGEGAVIPLIPVIAASMGADVAFAALVASALVVGQLCGNLPAGWAVGRIGERFTMVIAGVIAILAAVGMVFAPSLGVLAASVFLLGLCAAAFGLARHAFMTTRVPLASRARSLSLLGGSFRLGIFIGPFVSAGLLQLFGTEAAAIWFFLACLVVMVVLVLFGPDPEKTVAPLRTTIRFAEDSGEAVTGSIPTVERAGIFQTMWRQRGVLGRLGLAAASLSAVRSARQVVLPLWGLSLGLDASTIALVVGVSGAIDFALFYASGQVMDRFGRLWAAMPAMVLMGAGFLALSVTHDLDSAVLWFGMFAAVLGVGNGLSSGILLTLGADVAPKHDPAAFLGSWRTLTDAGGAVAPLLVSGITAVASLSFAAGAMGLIGLVGAAGFLRWIPRFVPRTPPRTPDPADD
- a CDS encoding pilus assembly protein TadG-related protein, which encodes MRGRVPALKQHGEGDDDGSVLLLVLGYLMLALAVLFVCICATDLYIAQKRLDGLADAAALAGADGFTLQVEREVPRATLTDAGVAEQAVPLVRGAGFEATVVDASTPDGVSARVTVAATWHPPLLSPFVPDGVPLQATATSRTALR